The Helianthus annuus cultivar XRQ/B chromosome 16, HanXRQr2.0-SUNRISE, whole genome shotgun sequence genome includes a window with the following:
- the LOC110915879 gene encoding uncharacterized protein LOC110915879 — translation MRVLTEDKADSDEYHNNLDAANYKCSFEISDARPSTSSSSPLSPFSPLLLIETLSRKSFSYGKLPLEPIRLTVLKLDGSSFDITVVKNPTVAQLKQGVEDAFNHFPKNGIGKVSWSHVWAQFCLSFNGQKLLNDQDTVAVNGIKDGDQLQFVRHTSISYNLVKERPEKRDHDLQESKMSPSKKEVHTKEGDNDNPNQLKANDRSRAITVNITCQCSWGLLWKRLFSIRTQKRHRTSYVELC, via the exons ATGCGAGTTTTGACGGAAGATAAGGCCGATTCCGACGAATATCACAACAATTTGGATGCTGCTAATTATAAGTGTTCCTTTGAAATAAGCGATGCACGACCAtcgacttcttcatcatcacctcTAAGTCCTTTTTCGCCGTTGTTGCTCATCGAAACCCTCTCTCGTAAGAGCTTTTCCTACGGAAAACTACCTTTGGAGCCTATCAGACTTACTGTTCTTAAATTAGATGGATCTTCATTTG ATATAACTGTTGTAAAGAACCCTACGGTGGCACAGCTCAAACAGGGGGTGGAGGATGCTTTTAATCATTTTCCCAAAAATGGAATTGGCAAGGTTTCTTG GTCACATGTATGGGCGCAGTTCTGTTTATCTTTCAATGGTCAAAAGCTTCTAAATGACCAAGATACTGTTGCTGTTAATGGGATCAAGGATGGTGATCAG CTTCAGTTTGTTCGACATACATCCATTAGTTATAATCTCGTAAAGGAAAGACCTGAAAAGCGTGACCACGACTTGCAAGAATCAAAGAT GTCACCAAGCAAAAAAGAAGTGCATACAAAGGAAGGGGACAATGACAATCCAAACCAACTAAAGGCAAATGATAGAAGCAGAGCGATTACTGTAAATATCACATGTCAATGCAGCTGGGGTCTCCTATGGAAACGGTTGTTCTCAATCCGCACTCAAAAACGTCATCGTACAAGTTATGTCGAGCTTTGCTAG
- the LOC110915832 gene encoding UDP-N-acetylglucosamine transporter UGNT1 — MTPSTDRMSLPVSDPPPPPPRGGAEQRVFKGSTMTPRGAYAAVSYMSCAVMLVLFNKAALSSYSFPSANVITLFQMICSCCFLYVLRRWKLISFSSGDADNSTRFVSLQTLIHTSPLALTYLLYMLATMESVRGVNVPMYTTLRRTTVVFTMFVEFILVGQRYSRPVIGSVALIVFGAFVAGSRDLSFDAYGYSIVFLSNITTAIYLATISRIGKSSGLNSFGLMWCNGILCGPVLLFWTFIRGDLRMTMNFPYLFAPGFLIVLLLSCMLAFLLNYSIFLNTTLNSAVTQTICGNLKDIFTIALGWMFFGGLPFDLLNVIGQILGFVGSGLYAYFKLFGK, encoded by the exons ATGACGCCATCAACCGACCGTATGAGCTTACCGGTCTCCGATCCTCCTCCGCCACCGCCTAGAGGCGGCGCCGAACAGAGGGTGTTTAAAGGATCCACCATGACGCCTCGCGGTGCTTACGCCGCCGTCTCTTACATGTCTTGCGCTG TGATGCTGGTGTTGTTCAACAAAGCGGCTCTTTCATCCTATAGTTTTCCATCTGCGAACGTCATAACATTATTTCAG ATGATATGCTCATGTTGTTTTCTTTACGTTCTACGCCGTTGGAAACTCATATCTTTTAGTTCGGGTGATGCTGATAATTCAACAAGATTCGTGTCATTGCAGACGTTAATTCACACCTCACCTCTTGCTCTCACTTATTTGCTGTACATG TTAGCCACTATGGAGTCTGTACGAGGAGTAAACGTTCCCATGTACACCACCCTTAGGCGGACCACAGTGGTATTTACAATGTTTGTGGAGTTTATCTTGGTCGGTCAAAGATATAGCCGTCCTGTAATCGGAAG TGTAGCCTTGATCGTATTTGGTGCTTTTGTTGCTGGATCACGGGACTTGTCATTTGACGCGTATGGCTATTCTATTGTCTTTTTATCAAATATCACTACCGCAATATATCTTGCAACGATATCTCGTATTG GAAAATCAAGTGGTCTCAACAGCTTTGGCCTCATGTGGTGCAATG GTATTCTGTGTGGACCGGTCCTGCTCTTTTGGACATTCATACGCGGTGATCTACGGATGACTATGAACTTCCCATATCTTTTTGCTCCAGGATTTCTG ATTGTATTGCTTCTGTCCTGCATGCTTGCTTTTCTCTTGAACTACTCTATCTTCCTGAACACAACTCTGAATTCAGCAGTCACGCAGACCATCTGCGGTAATTTGAAG GATATATTTACCATTGCGTTAGGGTGGATGTTTTTCGGCGGGCTCCCATTCGATCTT TTAAACGTTATTGGGCAAATTCTCGGATTTGTTGGATCGGGTTTATACGCATACTTTAAACTCTTTGGGAAGTGA